GGCTTAGATCTTCATCTGCGACCAGCGCATCCAGATGTTTGCTCACATATTCCGCATCAATTGTGATGTTTTGGCCGTGCAGATCGCTGGCGTTATAGGAAATCTCTTCCATCAGACGCTCCAGTACGGTATGCAGACGGCGCGCGCCGATGTTTTCGGTGGTTTCGTTAACCTGCCAGGCGGCTTCGGCAATACGTTTAATACCGGAATCGGTGAACTCGATATTGACGCCTTCAGTTGCCATCAGCGCTTTATACTGCACGGTGACGGAGGCGTTTGGCTCGGTCAAAATGCGTTCGAAATCGCTGGTGGTCAGCGCCTGAAGTTCAACGCGAATCGGCAGACGGCCCTGCAGTTCCGGGATCAGATCAGACGGCTTCGCCACCTGGAACGCGCCAGAGGCGATAAACAGAATATGATCCGTTTTGACCATCCCGTGTTTGGTCGAAACCGTGCAGCCTTCTACCAGCGGCAGTAAGTCGCGCTGTACGCCTTCGCGTGAAACATCCGGGCCGGAGGTTTCGCCACGCTTACAAATTTTGTCAATTTCATCGATAAACACGATGCCGTGCTGTTCAACCGCGTCGATAGCGTCCTGTTTCAGCTCTTCCGGGTTGACCAGTTTAGCAGCCTCTTCTTCAACCAACAGTTTCATCGCGTCTTTAATTTTCAGCTTACGCGGTTTCTGTTTCTGACCGCCCAGGTTCTGGAACATAGACTGCAACTGGCTGGTCATCTCTTCCATGCCCGGAGGCGCCATAATCTCTACGCCCATCGGCGCGGCGGCGAGGTTAATCTCGATCTCTTTATCGTCGAGCTGGCCTTCGCGCAGTTTTTTGCGGAACGTTTGACGGGCGGCAGAAGGCTCCTGCTGCTGTTCGGCCTGGCCCCAGTTATTTTTTGCGGGTGGGATCAGTACGTCGAGAATACGTTCTTCCGCCAACTCTTCCGCACGATAGCGGTTTTTCTCGATAGCCTGTACGCGAACCATTTTCACCGCGGCATCGGTCAGATCGCGGATGATAGAGTCCACTTCTTTCCCGACATAGCCCACTTCGGTGAATTTGGTGGCTTCGACTTTAATGAACGGCGCGTTGGCGAGTTTTGCCAGACGACGGGCGATTTCGGTTTTACCGACGCCGGTCGGGCCAATCATCAGAATATTTTTCGGCGTTACTTCGTGGCGCAGCTCTTCATCAAGCTGCATACGACGCCAGCGGTTACGCAATGCAATCGCCACGGAACGCTTTGCGTTATCCTGGCCGATAATGTGTTTGTTCAGTTCGCTGACAATTTCGCGTGGGGTCATTTCAGACATGAGAGGTCCTTACGCTTTGGCGGTCAATTCTTCAATGGTGTGGAAATGGTTGGTGTAAATGCAGATATCGCCTGCAATATCCAACGCCTTTTCAGCAATTTCGCGCGCGCCGAGCTCGGTATTTTCCAACAGAGCGCGAGCGGCAGCCTGGGCATAAGGACCGCCGGAGCCGATAGCAATTAAATCGTTTTCAGGTTGCACGACATCGCCGTTACCCGTGATGATGAGCGAGGCGGTTTCATCCGCGACGGCCAGCAACGCTTCCAGTTTGCGTAGCATACGGTCGGTACGCCAGTCTTTCGCCAGTTCAACGGCGGCTTTGACCAGGTGCCCCTGATGCATTTCCAGTTTACGTTCAAACAGCTCGAACAGCGTGAATGCATCCGCAGTACCGCCCGCAAAGCCCGCAATGACCTTGTCGTTGTAGAGGCGGCGGACTTTCTTCACGTTGCCTTTCATTACTGTGTTACCCAGTGTGGCCTGACCATCACCGGCGATTACCACGTGGCCGTTACGGCGTACGCTTACTATTGTTGTCACGAGCAGACCCCTTGGTTACTAATGCTGAATTGCGGCCCCGTACGGCGTACGGGGCATAATGCAAGTATAGATGGGGGAGATTTTGAGGGTTTCAACCCCCGGTGGCGAGTCGAATGCAGTTTGTATGGCCCGCCATCTTCAGACGGTTAATGGTGCTGTCGGCATTTTCTTTACCTTTCACCGGCCCGATAACCACGCGATTCCAGCCGTTATTGGTGGTAATTTTGGAGTCAAAGCCTTCAAACGCCAGCTGAGCGCGGACGCTTTCTGCCTGCTCGGCGCCTTTGAATGAACCACATTGCACCATCCAGCGACGTTCATCTTTTTTCTCTGCTGTCGCCTTCGGCGCTTCAGGCGCGCGCGTAATGGGCGCGGCTTTTGGCGCTGCCGCGCTGGTATGCGCCGGCGTTTGCAGCAAATCCTGATAAGGTTGCTGCGAGGCCGTCTGCTTCGGCGGCTGACTTTGGCGCGCGGGTTGCGCCGGGGCGGACTGTACCGTGCGCGTTTGCGGCTGTTCGTTTACCCGCGGCTGCGTACGTGGTTGCTGAACAGGCTGCGTTTGAGCCCACTGCTGCTGCTGCGCCTGACGCTGGCGCTGTAGCGTTTGCTGGCGTTGTTCTGGCGTCTGCTCGTTCCACGGCACTTCGTTAAGTTGCGTCGGCTGCTGACGCATATCCGCCTGCATCTGTTCCAGGAGTTGACGCTGCTCGCTGGTGAGCTGATTCGGATTCATGACTTCGCCGCCGGCGGACGGTTCCGTTGGCGTACGCACGCCCGGCTGGCGACTTTCCAGCTCTTTGATGTAACGCCAGCGCTCTTCCGGTTTTGGCGGAAGCCCATTGCCGGTGACTTTCTGGTTTTGTAGCGTTTCGGACTCTTCTTTCTTATGGTGAGTAATGAAGTACAGACCGCCGATAAAGGTCACAAGGACGGCTGCCGCAATCGCGACCATTGCCGGCGAGACGGCAGGCATGTTGCTTTGCTTCTTCCGTGAGTTCCGTGAGGTGCTCTTTTTGCGCCGCGAAGGAGCCGGTTGGCCGCGACGTACATAATCTCGTTGTGCCACTATCGTTTCGCTGTATTTATTCGTTCGTCAGCCCGTCATGTTACTGAAGCGGCGGGCCTTTGACCAGACAGGTGAGTCTTAAAGCTATTTACTTTAGGGTAAAGCGCGCGTAGAACCGCGAATAATCAGCTCGCAATCCATTAAACGCGAGCCGCTGCTCACATTTTGCCCCTGCATCTGATCGAGCAACAACAGCATCGCCTCGCGACCAATGTCAAAACGCGGCTGCGCCACGGTTGTCAACGGAGGGTCGCAAAACTCGGCCAGCGCGATATTGTCAAAGCCGATAATCGACAGATCGTCAGGCACTTTCAGACCCTGGCGCTTGGCCCAGGAGAGGGCGCCCAGCGCCATTACGTCGCTATGACAAAAGACGGCGGTAGGCGGCAACGGTTGCTCAAGCAACTGCTTTAATGCGTTTGCCCCGGCTTCAAAGGTAAAGTCGCCACGGGCGATGTAATGCGGATCGACCACAATGCCACTGCGTCTTAATGCCTGTACGTAACCTTGTAAGCGATAGTGACAGAGCGGCATATCTTCCGGCCCCGCAATACAACCAATTCGCTTGTGGCCCAAATCCAACAGGTAGTTCATGGCATTGAACGCGGCGGTGAGGTTATCAATATGTACCGTCGGCAGTTCAAGCTCCGGCGCGAACTCATTCGACATCACCATCGGAGGCAAATTGCGCTGCTCCTCAACGCTGGCGTCAAAGGGCAGTCGGGAACTGAGAAGTACCATGCCGTCGATCTGTTTGGTGATGATGAGATTAAGAAAGGTTTTTTCTTTCTGGTTTTGATGGGCGCAATCGCCAATCAGCACCAGATACCCCTGTTCTGCCGCGGTCACTTCGATACCGCGGATAATTTCACTGAAGAAGGGATCGCAAATATCCGGGACAATCACCAAAATCGTACGGGATTCATTGCGTTTTACATTTCGCCCCATCGACTGCGGGAAATAACCCACTTCAAGCGCGGCCTGTTCAACCCGGCTACGGGTCGACTGGGAGACTTTATCGGGGTTCATTAACGCGCGGGATACGGTTGCCGTAGAGACTTTCGCCTTCAACGCAACATCCTTCATCGTAGCGGCAGTAACCTGCTTGTTCGATTTCACTCTTTCTCCTCGCCTGGGAACTGCTGGCGCAGATCTATCCCTGGTAACACTCATCGAAAACATTTTTATCAGATAGTGCGTGGAAGCGGTTACAGAATTTTCATAAAAAGTGTGATGGATCTTTAATTTTACGATCCGCCTCGCATCGTGAGGACTATCCTTCAATCGGATCGACGTCCAGAACCCATTTAACTTTCCGCGCTTCCGGGAGCGTATTGATCAACGCCAGCGTGCCGCTGATGATGTGTTGCAGGCGAATCCGTGAAGGATGCTGAAGTAAAATTTGCCAGCGATAGCGGCCGCCGCGTTTTGGCGCGAGGGCCGGAACCGGACCTAAGATCCACAGCTTATCGTCTGATAGCGGGCTGGCCTGAATCAGATTACGCAACTGTTGGAGAAAGACGGGCGCCTGCTGATTGTTATGATCCTCTGCGCGAATAATGACGTGGCTGGTCCACGGCGGAAGCTGGAGCGTTTGCCGTTCCGCCAGCGCCTGCTCCGCAAACGCATCATAGCCTTTATACAGTAACGTTTGCAGCAGGGGATGCTCAGGATGGTGCGTTTGGAGCACCACTTCGCCCTGTTTGCCCGCGCGCCCGGCGCGGCCGGAAACCTGAGTGTAGAGCTGGGCGAAGCGTTCCGCCGAACGAAAATCTGCGGAAAAAAGCGCGCCATCGACATCCAGCAACGCCACCAGCGTGACATCCGGAAAGTGATGGCCTTTCGCCAGCATTTGTGTGCCTATCAGGATGCGTGCTCCGCCGCGGTGAACTTCCGCCAGATGCTGCTCCAGCGCGCCTTTACGACTGGTGGTATCACGGTCGATTCGTGAGATCGGCACGCCGGGGAAGAAGGGCGCCAGCACCTGCTCCAGCTGTTCCGTCCCTAACCCAACCGGTAACATATGTGTGGAGCCGCAGGAGGGGCACTGACGCGGTACCGGACGCTGGCTGTCGCAGTGATGACAGCGTAAATGATGCTGCGCCTGGTGCAGCGTGTAGTAGTGATCGCAACGCGGGCACTCTGCAATCCAGCCGCAGTCGTGGCAAAGCAGCGCGGGCGCGAATCCCCGGCGGTTAAGAAATAAAATTACCTGATTGTCGGCCTGGAGATGTTGGCGCATACGGGCGATAAGGGCGGGCGCCAGTCCCGCCTGAAGACGCTGGCCTTTTAAATCCAGCACATGCTGCAGAGCTGGGCGGGCGTTGCCTGCGCGCCGCGTCAGACGCAGCATCCGGTATTTTTTCTGCCGCACGTTACATAGCGTTTCCAGGGCTGGGGTGGCGGAGCCGAGAATAATCGGGATCTGCTCGCTATGGGCGCGATACACTGCCAAATCGCGGGCGTGGTAGCGCCACCCTTCCTGCTGTTTATAAGAGCTGTCGTGCTCTTCGTCGATGACAATCACGCCAAGATTTTTAAACGGCGTAAACAGCGAGGAACGCGTGCCGATGACAATCGCCGCTTCGCCGTTTTTCGCTTTCAGCCATGCCGAAAGACGCTCGCTGTCGTTTAGCCCGGAATGCAGCACTTCCACCGGCGCGTTAAAACGTTCGCGAAAACGGGCGATCGTTTGCGGCGTCAGGCCGATTTCCGGCACCATCACCAGCGCCTGTTTGCCCTGGGCGAGGACGTTTTCCAGCACGCTCAGATACACTTCGGTCTTGCCGGAACCGGTTACGCCTGCCAGCAACCAGGCGGAGAAACCGTCCGACGCGCTGTGAATCGCGCCGACTGCTGTCGCCTGTTCGGTATTCAGCCGCAGGCGCTCTCCTGCGACGGCATAACGCTCCCGCCAGTCGGTAAACGCGGGCGTTTCACTGGCAAGCTCACAAAGTCCCTTACGCCGCAGCGTTTGCAGCGTGGCGTCAGTAAAATCAAGCTCGGCTACCTGATAGCGCCAGATCTTTCCTTGCCGTAGCGCCGCCAGCGCCTGTTGTTGTTTGGCGGAGCGTTTCAGGCTGTTGATATCGACGGCTTGCCCCTCTTCGGTGGCGAACCAATACCATAGGGGCGCGTTGCTGGCTGGTTTTCCCTGACGCAATAAAACCGGCAGAGCGTGAAACAGAACGTCGCCGAGGGGATGGTGGTAGTAATCCGCCGCCCAGAGGAGTAAGCGCCAGATGGAGGGAGAAAAGATTGGCTCGTTATCCAGGATTTCAATGACCGATTTTAATTCATCGAGCGGCAATTCGCTGTGGTCGCTAATCGAGACGACAATGCCCACGCGCTCTTGCTGCTTGCCGAATGGCACGCGCACGCGGCACCCGGCTTTGGCGACCCCGCCTTCCGGCAGCAGGTAATCAAAGGTTCGGGGAAGCGGAACGGGCAAGGCAACGTGCGCGACGGACATAGCATCTTCCTGACTTGAAATTTCGTCGGGTAGTATACACATTACGATAAGGGAGCGCGGATCAGTTTGCATACGGTGGTCAAATTCTGTATGATTCGCCGCCTTTGGTGCGTGTTGTGAGCATCAAACCCTTTACTATTAACTTCGCGTGGTGTCTGGCGTTAGGGCTGGAAGAGCGACGCGGCCTTACACTGAGGTTCCCCATGAAAAAAGGTATTCACCCGAATTACGTAGAAATTACTGCAACCTGTTCTTGCGGTAATGTTATCAAAACCCACTCTACCGTGGGTCACGACCTGAACCTGGACGTGTGCGGCAAATGCCACCCGTTCTTCACTGGTAAGCAGCGTGTTGTTGATACCGGTGGTCGTGTTGAGCGCTTCAACAAGCGCTTCAGCATCCCTGGCAGCAAATAAGTTACCGCCAGAAAAAAAAGCGCCGCAGGGCGCTTTTTTTGTTTTCTAGGGATAACAGTATTTGTTCAGACACATTCTGTGATCCGTAATCGCTTTCATTACGCTTCCTGCCGTGAGTTTTAACGAAGGATTTATAGTCAGTCCCGCACTTTCCAGCCCCTTCGCTGTCCATTTATTGCAGGTATTGAGTATGCCGTAGCGGCCATTCGCGGCGTAAAACTGGCTATCGCCGTAAATTCCTTGTTTTAACGGAATCAGATTACCCCCTTCGTCACGCGCAAAGCTGCGGCCCAGATAGCGCATCAGACTGTTACGCTGGTTTGTGTGCAGGAGCAGTGATTTTATCTCGCTACCGACGAAATAGCGTTCTGGTTGACCGGAAAAGGCGACGATGTGCATAACCGCGCCGGATGACCAGAACATGGC
This DNA window, taken from Salmonella enterica subsp. enterica serovar Typhimurium str. LT2, encodes the following:
- the rpmE gene encoding 50S ribosomal subunit protein L31 (similar to E. coli 50S ribosomal subunit protein L31 (AAC76918.1); Blastp hit to AAC76918.1 (70 aa), 82% identity in aa 1 - 70), which produces MKKGIHPNYVEITATCSCGNVIKTHSTVGHDLNLDVCGKCHPFFTGKQRVVDTGGRVERFNKRFSIPGSK
- the priA gene encoding factor Y (directs replication fork assembly at D-loops; similar to E. coli primosomal protein N'(= factor Y)(putative helicase) (AAC76917.1); Blastp hit to AAC76917.1 (732 aa), 90% identity in aa 1 - 732); the protein is MSVAHVALPVPLPRTFDYLLPEGGVAKAGCRVRVPFGKQQERVGIVVSISDHSELPLDELKSVIEILDNEPIFSPSIWRLLLWAADYYHHPLGDVLFHALPVLLRQGKPASNAPLWYWFATEEGQAVDINSLKRSAKQQQALAALRQGKIWRYQVAELDFTDATLQTLRRKGLCELASETPAFTDWRERYAVAGERLRLNTEQATAVGAIHSASDGFSAWLLAGVTGSGKTEVYLSVLENVLAQGKQALVMVPEIGLTPQTIARFRERFNAPVEVLHSGLNDSERLSAWLKAKNGEAAIVIGTRSSLFTPFKNLGVIVIDEEHDSSYKQQEGWRYHARDLAVYRAHSEQIPIILGSATPALETLCNVRQKKYRMLRLTRRAGNARPALQHVLDLKGQRLQAGLAPALIARMRQHLQADNQVILFLNRRGFAPALLCHDCGWIAECPRCDHYYTLHQAQHHLRCHHCDSQRPVPRQCPSCGSTHMLPVGLGTEQLEQVLAPFFPGVPISRIDRDTTSRKGALEQHLAEVHRGGARILIGTQMLAKGHHFPDVTLVALLDVDGALFSADFRSAERFAQLYTQVSGRAGRAGKQGEVVLQTHHPEHPLLQTLLYKGYDAFAEQALAERQTLQLPPWTSHVIIRAEDHNNQQAPVFLQQLRNLIQASPLSDDKLWILGPVPALAPKRGGRYRWQILLQHPSRIRLQHIISGTLALINTLPEARKVKWVLDVDPIEG
- the ftsN gene encoding essential cell division protein (similar to E. coli essential cell division protein (AAC76915.1); Blastp hit to AAC76915.1 (319 aa), 82% identity in aa 1 - 319) — encoded protein: MAQRDYVRRGQPAPSRRKKSTSRNSRKKQSNMPAVSPAMVAIAAAVLVTFIGGLYFITHHKKEESETLQNQKVTGNGLPPKPEERWRYIKELESRQPGVRTPTEPSAGGEVMNPNQLTSEQRQLLEQMQADMRQQPTQLNEVPWNEQTPEQRQQTLQRQRQAQQQQWAQTQPVQQPRTQPRVNEQPQTRTVQSAPAQPARQSQPPKQTASQQPYQDLLQTPAHTSAAAPKAAPITRAPEAPKATAEKKDERRWMVQCGSFKGAEQAESVRAQLAFEGFDSKITTNNGWNRVVIGPVKGKENADSTINRLKMAGHTNCIRLATGG
- the hslU gene encoding ATPase component of the HslUV protease (ATP-dependent HAL protease ATP-binding subunit HSLU (heat shock protein HSLU). (SW:HSLU_SALTY)), which translates into the protein MSEMTPREIVSELNKHIIGQDNAKRSVAIALRNRWRRMQLDEELRHEVTPKNILMIGPTGVGKTEIARRLAKLANAPFIKVEATKFTEVGYVGKEVDSIIRDLTDAAVKMVRVQAIEKNRYRAEELAEERILDVLIPPAKNNWGQAEQQQEPSAARQTFRKKLREGQLDDKEIEINLAAAPMGVEIMAPPGMEEMTSQLQSMFQNLGGQKQKPRKLKIKDAMKLLVEEEAAKLVNPEELKQDAIDAVEQHGIVFIDEIDKICKRGETSGPDVSREGVQRDLLPLVEGCTVSTKHGMVKTDHILFIASGAFQVAKPSDLIPELQGRLPIRVELQALTTSDFERILTEPNASVTVQYKALMATEGVNIEFTDSGIKRIAEAAWQVNETTENIGARRLHTVLERLMEEISYNASDLHGQNITIDAEYVSKHLDALVADEDLSRFIL
- the cytR gene encoding GalR/LacI family transcriptional repressor (similar to E. coli regulator for deo operon, udp, cdd, tsx, nupC, and nupG (AAC76916.1); Blastp hit to AAC76916.1 (341 aa), 86% identity in aa 1 - 341) — its product is MKSNKQVTAATMKDVALKAKVSTATVSRALMNPDKVSQSTRSRVEQAALEVGYFPQSMGRNVKRNESRTILVIVPDICDPFFSEIIRGIEVTAAEQGYLVLIGDCAHQNQKEKTFLNLIITKQIDGMVLLSSRLPFDASVEEQRNLPPMVMSNEFAPELELPTVHIDNLTAAFNAMNYLLDLGHKRIGCIAGPEDMPLCHYRLQGYVQALRRSGIVVDPHYIARGDFTFEAGANALKQLLEQPLPPTAVFCHSDVMALGALSWAKRQGLKVPDDLSIIGFDNIALAEFCDPPLTTVAQPRFDIGREAMLLLLDQMQGQNVSSGSRLMDCELIIRGSTRALP
- a CDS encoding putative outer membrane lipoprotein; the protein is MKNLFIAWISLLLYGCTTFPQAVKPTTGGQPSPTEIYIVSHGWHTGIIAPAHDVNTVLPQLKKRFAQETQWYEIGWGDKGFYQSQEITTALTLQAMFWSSGAVMHIVAFSGQPERYFVGSEIKSLLLHTNQRNSLMRYLGRSFARDEGGNLIPLKQGIYGDSQFYAANGRYGILNTCNKWTAKGLESAGLTINPSLKLTAGSVMKAITDHRMCLNKYCYP
- the hslV gene encoding peptidase component of the HslUV protease (similar to E. coli heat shock protein hslVU, proteasome-related peptidase subunit (AAC76914.1); Blastp hit to AAC76914.1 (176 aa), 97% identity in aa 1 - 176); translation: MTTIVSVRRNGHVVIAGDGQATLGNTVMKGNVKKVRRLYNDKVIAGFAGGTADAFTLFELFERKLEMHQGHLVKAAVELAKDWRTDRMLRKLEALLAVADETASLIITGNGDVVQPENDLIAIGSGGPYAQAAARALLENTELGAREIAEKALDIAGDICIYTNHFHTIEELTAKA